A single genomic interval of Polaribacter vadi harbors:
- a CDS encoding YbaB/EbfC family nucleoid-associated protein: MFGDMSGMMQKIKDAQKKVEETKVRLNSVLVDENGADGKIKVTLTANREIKSISIDDALLSDKEELEDFLIITLNKAIAKASQINEHEMAVAAKAGMPNIPGMDMFK, translated from the coding sequence ATGTTTGGAGATATGTCTGGAATGATGCAGAAAATAAAAGATGCTCAAAAAAAAGTAGAAGAAACTAAAGTGCGTTTAAATTCAGTTTTGGTTGATGAAAATGGTGCTGATGGAAAAATTAAAGTAACCTTAACTGCCAATAGAGAAATAAAATCGATCTCAATTGATGATGCTTTGCTTAGTGATAAAGAAGAATTGGAAGATTTTTTAATCATCACTTTAAATAAGGCAATTGCAAAAGCATCTCAAATTAACGAGCATGAAATGGCTGTTGCTGCAAAAGCTGGGATGCCAAACATTCCTGGAATGGATATGTTTAAGTAA
- a CDS encoding CCC motif membrane protein — translation MKKLSTTLIYILSSVSLLCCCFAGLGILLALPSFLIANKKLKEAYEFPEEYDLDDVKAMKTAKTFALVALSINGLYFVYSIYSLATTDWDTFMNNFNSQMEKYQQ, via the coding sequence ATGAAAAAACTAAGCACAACTCTAATCTATATATTATCTTCTGTAAGTCTATTATGCTGCTGTTTTGCAGGTCTTGGTATTTTATTAGCACTTCCATCTTTTTTAATTGCTAATAAAAAATTAAAAGAAGCCTATGAATTTCCTGAAGAATATGATTTGGATGATGTAAAAGCCATGAAAACAGCAAAAACATTTGCATTAGTAGCTTTAAGTATTAATGGATTGTATTTTGTTTATAGCATATATAGTCTTGCAACTACAGATTGGGATACTTTTATGAATAATTTTAATTCTCAAATGGAGAAATATCAGCAATAA
- a CDS encoding AsmA-like C-terminal region-containing protein, producing the protein MTTEKNKKSIGKRILKWVVSIFLILIIALVSIPFLFKDKIVQMVTNTVNNNINATVTFKETDLSLFTNFPLASLTVSDIAVTNKAPFLGDTLYSAKELSFSMKITELLKKADEVIELKSIATKNGQVNIIFNEKNVGNYDIAIAKEETNTTTTNNSFSFDIQEYELENMKFVYLDRSTNLKLHLNDINHIGKGNFAQDILDLDTKSTANLSLDVDSVNYLSNVAISLDAVLGIDLKNSKYTFKDNTGFINQLPLEFDGFIQLVDENQLYDINFKTPTSEFKNLLALLPKQYSGNLDAIKTEGNFDLKGSVNGILSTERIPAFDITFSSKNAMFKYDDLPKAVKNINIDAQIINKTGNTDDTYVNVNQLNFKIDEDAFSANGNIANLTTNPKVNLAAKGNINLANINKAYPLKLEQELAGILKADVTTSFDMNAIEKGNYQNIKNTGTIAVSDFKYDGKDVANPFYITKTAITFNTNTIKLNEFDAKTGSSDIAIDGNLNNFYGFLFNDEVLKGNFNLKSNTFKVSDFLAESSAEEQTTKTSALKIPAFLDCTFNADAKKVVYDNINLSNVSGVIYVKDEAVNLKNLKSDVFGGKIGFDGNVSTKGNTSTFALDLKLDKINITESFSALDMLKAIAPIASTIGGNINSTISLSGNLNEDMTPNLKTITGELFGKLLDPKLNTSNSKVLSLLGSKVSFLDPNQLNLDGINAFLSFDNGIVNIKPIPLKYKDVGIEISGNHSFDNVMNYNVVFDVPVKYLGTEVTNLIAKLNPKDAAEIKSIPVKANLTGSFTSPTIATNIQDATASLVKNLVERQKQSLINSGKDKLTDLLGLGKDKKDSTNTATPPTNKDATKDKIKDVLGGLFGNKKKDTVKKENQ; encoded by the coding sequence ATGACCACAGAGAAAAATAAAAAATCGATCGGAAAAAGAATTTTAAAATGGGTGGTTTCAATCTTCCTAATTTTAATAATTGCATTGGTTTCCATTCCGTTTTTATTTAAAGATAAAATTGTACAAATGGTTACCAATACCGTTAACAATAATATAAATGCAACTGTTACTTTTAAAGAAACCGATTTAAGTTTGTTTACAAATTTTCCGCTTGCAAGTTTAACTGTAAGCGATATTGCAGTGACTAATAAAGCGCCCTTTTTAGGCGATACTTTATACAGTGCAAAAGAATTAAGTTTTAGCATGAAAATTACAGAACTGCTAAAAAAAGCGGATGAAGTTATTGAATTGAAAAGTATTGCTACCAAAAACGGACAAGTAAATATCATTTTTAACGAAAAAAATGTTGGGAATTATGATATTGCTATTGCAAAAGAAGAAACCAATACTACAACAACAAATAATTCTTTTTCATTTGACATTCAAGAATACGAATTAGAAAATATGAAGTTCGTTTATCTTGATAGAAGCACGAACTTGAAACTTCATTTAAATGATATAAACCATATAGGAAAAGGGAATTTTGCGCAAGACATTTTAGATTTAGACACAAAATCTACCGCAAATTTATCTCTTGATGTGGATAGTGTAAACTACTTAAGCAACGTTGCTATTTCTTTGGATGCAGTTTTAGGAATCGATTTAAAAAACAGCAAATACACGTTTAAAGATAACACAGGCTTTATAAATCAGTTGCCTTTAGAGTTTGATGGTTTTATTCAATTGGTTGATGAAAATCAATTATATGATATCAATTTTAAAACACCAACATCAGAATTTAAAAATCTTTTAGCCTTATTACCCAAACAATATTCAGGAAATTTAGATGCCATAAAAACGGAAGGAAATTTCGATTTAAAAGGATCTGTAAATGGTATTTTATCCACAGAAAGAATTCCTGCTTTTGATATTACTTTTTCATCGAAAAACGCCATGTTTAAATATGATGATTTGCCAAAAGCGGTTAAAAATATAAATATTGATGCCCAAATTATCAACAAAACAGGAAATACAGATGATACGTATGTAAACGTAAATCAATTAAATTTTAAGATTGATGAAGATGCGTTTTCTGCTAATGGAAATATTGCGAATTTAACCACCAACCCAAAAGTTAATTTAGCTGCAAAAGGAAACATTAATTTAGCGAATATCAACAAAGCGTATCCTTTAAAATTAGAGCAAGAATTAGCTGGAATTTTAAAAGCAGATGTTACCACAAGTTTTGATATGAATGCTATTGAAAAAGGCAATTATCAGAATATTAAAAATACAGGAACTATTGCTGTAAGCGATTTTAAATATGATGGAAAAGATGTTGCAAACCCTTTTTACATTACCAAAACAGCAATTACATTCAATACAAATACCATAAAATTAAATGAGTTTGATGCAAAAACAGGAAGTTCTGACATTGCTATTGATGGGAATTTAAATAATTTTTACGGATTTTTATTTAATGACGAAGTTTTAAAAGGAAATTTCAACCTAAAATCGAATACGTTTAAAGTATCCGACTTTTTAGCGGAAAGTTCAGCAGAAGAACAAACTACAAAAACATCAGCCTTAAAAATACCCGCTTTTTTAGATTGCACATTTAATGCTGATGCAAAAAAAGTAGTGTATGATAATATTAATCTAAGCAACGTATCTGGTGTTATTTACGTAAAAGATGAAGCCGTTAATCTTAAAAATTTAAAATCAGATGTTTTTGGAGGTAAAATTGGTTTTGATGGAAACGTTTCTACCAAAGGAAATACATCCACTTTTGCCCTAGATTTAAAGTTAGATAAAATAAATATTACTGAATCTTTTAGTGCTTTGGATATGCTAAAAGCGATTGCTCCTATAGCAAGTACTATTGGTGGGAATATAAACTCTACCATTAGTCTTTCTGGGAATTTAAATGAGGATATGACTCCGAATTTAAAAACCATTACTGGTGAGTTATTTGGAAAACTTTTAGATCCAAAATTAAATACAAGCAACTCTAAAGTATTAAGTTTATTAGGCAGTAAAGTTTCTTTTTTAGATCCTAATCAATTGAATCTAGATGGTATTAATGCTTTTTTATCTTTTGATAATGGGATTGTAAACATCAAACCAATTCCTTTAAAATATAAAGATGTGGGTATAGAAATTTCTGGAAATCATAGTTTTGATAATGTGATGAATTATAATGTTGTTTTTGATGTACCTGTAAAATATTTAGGGACAGAAGTTACCAATTTAATTGCAAAATTAAATCCAAAAGATGCAGCAGAAATTAAAAGTATTCCTGTAAAAGCAAACTTAACAGGAAGTTTTACAAGTCCTACTATTGCTACTAATATACAAGATGCGACTGCTAGTTTAGTCAAAAATTTGGTAGAAAGACAAAAGCAAAGTTTGATAAATTCAGGGAAAGACAAATTAACGGATTTGTTAGGTTTGGGCAAAGACAAGAAAGATTCTACAAACACTGCTACACCACCAACAAACAAAGACGCTACAAAAGATAAAATTAAAGATGTTTTAGGTGGTCTTTTTGGAAATAAAAAGAAAGATACTGTAAAGAAAGAAAATCAATAG
- a CDS encoding lipocalin family protein, with amino-acid sequence MKKTLFTLLLLTAFISCKSTSSTVSTNLDNKTERMLKGDWTLTSVNYPNSAYFKVNSFNIEDSKCFVNSNWSFVSNNNKGEMSLNNVSSDCKNFSSPITWYINKEGNFVLKIINDYKAKEVNNGFVLAVRNVTESSFNLIDTINVAGQTKNITYTFQRN; translated from the coding sequence ATGAAAAAAACCTTATTCACTTTATTATTATTGACAGCTTTTATCAGCTGTAAATCTACATCATCTACAGTAAGCACAAATTTAGACAATAAAACAGAGCGTATGCTAAAAGGAGATTGGACCTTAACTTCCGTTAATTATCCAAACTCTGCATATTTTAAAGTAAATTCTTTTAATATTGAAGACTCCAAATGTTTTGTAAATAGTAACTGGAGCTTTGTTTCAAATAACAACAAAGGTGAAATGTCGCTAAATAACGTAAGTAGTGACTGTAAAAACTTTAGCTCTCCAATAACTTGGTACATCAACAAAGAAGGTAATTTTGTTTTAAAAATTATTAATGATTACAAAGCAAAAGAAGTTAACAATGGTTTTGTTTTAGCTGTAAGAAATGTTACTGAATCTAGTTTTAATTTAATTGACACCATTAATGTTGCAGGACAAACAAAAAATATAACATATACTTTTCAAAGAAATTAA
- the rocD gene encoding ornithine--oxo-acid transaminase, with translation MTVLDKLSSQQAIELEEKHGAHNYHPLPVVLSRGEGVYVWDAEGKKYYDFLSAYSAVNQGHCHPKIVDAMTHQAKTLSLTSRAFYNDMLGKYEKFATELFGFDKLLPMNTGAEAVETALKIARKWAYEVKGIKENKAEIIVCENNFHGRTTTIISFSNDPVARKNFGPYTKGFIKIEYDNLQELQETLESSNNIAAFLVEPIQGEAGVFVPSEGYLAAAKKMCEDHNVLFIADEVQTGIARTGRLLATCGNCTCEDKNCSGTPEVKPDILILGKALSGGAYPVSAVLANNPIMNVIAPGNHGSTFGGNPIAAAVAIAALQVVADENLADNADKLGIIFREELTKFCKNNHLVESVRGKGLLNAILINDSEDSSTAWDICMKLRDNGLLAKPTHGNIIRFAPPLVMTEEQLRDCISIITKTISEFK, from the coding sequence ATGACTGTTTTAGACAAGTTAAGTTCGCAACAAGCGATTGAATTAGAAGAAAAACATGGTGCTCACAACTATCATCCACTTCCTGTGGTTTTGAGTAGAGGAGAAGGAGTGTATGTTTGGGATGCAGAAGGTAAAAAGTATTACGATTTTCTATCTGCATATTCTGCCGTAAATCAAGGACATTGCCACCCAAAAATTGTAGATGCAATGACGCATCAAGCAAAAACATTAAGCTTAACTTCAAGAGCTTTTTACAATGATATGCTTGGTAAATATGAAAAATTTGCCACAGAACTTTTTGGTTTCGACAAATTGTTACCCATGAATACTGGTGCAGAAGCTGTAGAAACTGCTTTAAAAATTGCTAGAAAATGGGCATATGAAGTAAAAGGAATTAAAGAAAATAAAGCAGAAATTATTGTTTGTGAAAACAATTTTCATGGAAGAACAACTACCATCATTTCTTTTTCTAATGATCCTGTTGCCAGAAAAAACTTTGGTCCTTATACAAAAGGATTTATAAAAATAGAATACGATAATTTACAAGAATTACAAGAAACGTTAGAAAGTAGCAATAATATTGCTGCATTTTTGGTAGAACCAATTCAAGGTGAAGCTGGCGTTTTTGTGCCTTCTGAAGGTTATTTGGCTGCTGCAAAAAAAATGTGCGAAGATCATAACGTGCTTTTTATTGCAGATGAAGTTCAAACAGGAATTGCTAGAACTGGGCGTTTATTAGCAACTTGTGGTAATTGTACTTGTGAAGATAAAAATTGCTCTGGAACTCCAGAAGTAAAACCAGATATTTTAATTCTTGGAAAAGCATTAAGTGGAGGCGCTTATCCTGTTTCTGCAGTTTTGGCAAATAATCCAATTATGAATGTAATTGCGCCAGGAAATCATGGTTCTACATTTGGTGGAAACCCAATTGCAGCTGCTGTTGCTATTGCTGCTTTGCAAGTTGTTGCCGATGAAAATTTAGCAGATAATGCAGATAAATTAGGGATTATTTTTAGAGAAGAATTAACTAAGTTTTGTAAAAATAATCATCTTGTAGAATCTGTAAGAGGTAAAGGTTTGTTAAACGCAATTTTAATAAATGATTCAGAAGATAGTTCTACAGCTTGGGATATTTGTATGAAATTGCGTGATAATGGTTTGTTAGCAAAACCAACTCATGGTAATATTATTCGTTTTGCACCACCACTGGTAATGACTGAAGAACAGTTAAGAGATTGTATTTCAATTATTACAAAAACAATTTCTGAGTTTAAATAA
- a CDS encoding OmpA family protein, with translation MKKTIIYSLAILIASAFTLTSCEATKNANNTQKGAAIGTAAGAIIGGVIGNNVGNKKNSELGAILGGVIGGVTGGVIGNKMDKQAREIEEAVPGAQVERVGEGIMLTLGENAIRFDTNKATLSTTAKENLQKLVPVLNNYENTNIIIYGYTDNTGRAEYNLSLSEKRANSVMEFLASNGVQKSRFETKGKGIADPIATNETAEGRSKNRRVEFAIVANEEMIKEAQEEAKQ, from the coding sequence ATGAAAAAAACAATAATTTATAGTTTAGCTATTTTAATAGCATCAGCATTTACATTAACATCTTGTGAGGCTACAAAAAATGCAAATAACACGCAAAAAGGTGCTGCAATTGGTACAGCTGCAGGCGCTATTATTGGTGGTGTTATTGGTAACAATGTTGGGAACAAGAAAAATTCTGAATTAGGTGCCATTTTAGGTGGTGTTATTGGAGGTGTTACTGGTGGTGTAATTGGTAATAAAATGGATAAACAAGCTAGAGAAATTGAAGAAGCTGTTCCTGGAGCACAAGTAGAAAGAGTTGGTGAAGGGATTATGTTAACTTTAGGTGAAAATGCGATTCGTTTTGATACGAATAAAGCTACATTATCTACAACAGCAAAAGAAAATTTACAAAAATTAGTACCTGTTTTAAATAACTATGAAAATACAAACATTATAATTTATGGTTATACAGATAATACTGGTAGAGCAGAATACAATTTATCTTTATCTGAAAAAAGAGCAAATTCTGTAATGGAATTTTTAGCTTCAAATGGTGTACAAAAAAGTAGATTTGAAACAAAAGGAAAAGGAATTGCAGATCCAATTGCTACCAATGAAACTGCAGAAGGAAGAAGTAAAAACAGACGTGTTGAGTTTGCGATTGTTGCCAATGAAGAAATGATTAAAGAAGCGCAAGAAGAAGCAAAACAATAA
- a CDS encoding DUF5362 family protein, with translation MQSPITQLEQLVVNSKSKSFLREIARWTFFFSILGFISIALTLIAAILIATVYAPMLNMVSQQQGLPAIGLPLAITYVVSALLYFMPVWYLFKFSRKMKSALATKNDDVLADAFENLKSHFKYIGVLTIIVISLYVLLIVFSLVAGSLV, from the coding sequence ATGCAAAGTCCAATTACACAGTTAGAGCAGTTAGTTGTAAACTCAAAATCTAAAAGTTTTTTAAGAGAAATAGCAAGATGGACTTTTTTCTTTTCTATTTTAGGCTTTATTAGTATTGCACTTACATTAATTGCAGCAATTTTAATAGCAACTGTGTATGCACCCATGTTAAATATGGTTTCTCAGCAACAAGGTTTGCCAGCTATAGGTTTGCCATTAGCAATTACATACGTAGTTTCTGCTTTGCTATATTTTATGCCAGTTTGGTATTTATTTAAATTTTCTAGAAAAATGAAATCGGCCTTAGCAACCAAAAATGATGATGTGCTTGCAGATGCTTTCGAAAACTTAAAATCGCATTTTAAATATATTGGAGTTTTAACAATTATTGTAATTTCTTTATATGTGCTTTTAATTGTTTTTTCTTTAGTAGCTGGCTCTTTGGTTTAG
- a CDS encoding DUF2752 domain-containing protein, with the protein MLINLKDYMLPCFSKTFFGIECLGCGFQRSFLMLIHGDFLGSFKMYPAIFTLLGLFLFILINFKAKFKQSKKIISSLAYLNLSIMIINYLIKINY; encoded by the coding sequence ATGCTCATCAATTTAAAAGATTACATGTTGCCTTGTTTTAGCAAAACCTTTTTTGGGATTGAGTGTTTGGGCTGTGGTTTTCAGCGCTCTTTTTTAATGCTAATTCATGGCGATTTTTTGGGTTCTTTTAAAATGTATCCCGCAATTTTTACATTATTAGGCTTATTCTTGTTTATTTTGATAAATTTTAAAGCGAAATTTAAGCAATCAAAAAAAATAATTAGTAGTTTAGCATACTTGAATTTATCAATCATGATTATTAACTATCTTATTAAAATTAACTATTAA